A DNA window from Branchiostoma lanceolatum isolate klBraLanc5 chromosome 17, klBraLanc5.hap2, whole genome shotgun sequence contains the following coding sequences:
- the LOC136422704 gene encoding mitochondrial intermediate peptidase-like: protein MRNVLIPCNRLVRLLRVRTGSSHVLSSVGRAVWGREVATWSPLGTAFNTKTAKRLNLFRENVGLFEVPELTSPSGFQRAEAKVAREAAELVEATIGAPTGIQVVQLFDKLSDTLCRVADLADCIRVVHPNPKFAHAAQQTCFHIGALVEQLNTNIGLYDALKRLLHDEAAMASMDEESRRVAELFMFDFEISGIHLPDLQREMAVQLNEDILTLGSDFSKGVNTPNAVPKSVLPDHLKYCFSVDGDKVIVQNMHSDSGNDAIREAAYKLYLHPNPQQERVLETLLSARNRLAQLVGYPTFAHRTLKGTMARDPETVMSFLKATGEGLIHRTMEEFSLMRKYKAKHSPSNPNLSPWDPPYYSAFIKADRFKIDPTEYAPYFSLGACMEGLNCLFSQLYRISLQPQETHNGEIWDSEVKKLAVIHETEGILGHIYCDFFQRPGKPHHDCHFTIRGGRQLDNGDYQIPVVVLMLHYPPPTMTKPTLLTPGMMENLFHEMGHAMHSMLARTRYQHVTGTRCSTDFAEVPSVLMEYFASDYRVLSQFARHYQTDETLPEDMLRKLCDSKKLFQASELQQQVLYAIVDQVYHGKHPLGKSTTDIFAELQNKYYGLPHVQGTAWQLRFNHLVGYGAKYYSYIMSRAVASRLWHQCFKDDPFSGTMGERYRREMLAHGGGKDPKLMVESMLQKQLSTEDLVQSLLDDLAE from the exons ATGCGGAATGTGCTGATCCCGTGCAACCGTTTGGTTCGGCTGTTACGAGTCCGTACCGGGTCGTCGCACGTCCTGTCTTCGGTGGGGAGGGCGGTGTGGGGCCGAGAAGTCGCCACATGGTCACCGTTGGGGACTGCCTTCAACACAAAAACCGCCAAGAGACTCAACCTTTTCAGAGAAAATGTG GGTCTGTTTGAGGTGCCCGAGTTGACCAGCCCATCAGGATTCCAGCGTGCGGAGGCTAAGGTAGCGCGGGAAGCAGCTGAACTCGTAGAGGCGACCATCGGCGCACCGACAGGCATCCAGGTGGTCCAGCTGTTTGACAAACTGTCGGATACGCTCTGTAGGGTGGCCGACTTG GCTGACTGTATCCGTGTGGTCCACCCCAACCCCAAGTTTGCACACGCTGCACAGCAGACGTGTTTTCACATAGGAGCTCTGGTGGAACA GTTGAACACCAATATCGGCCTGTACGATGCCTTGAAAAGACTACTACATGATGAGGCAGCTATGGCATCCATGGACGAGGAATCCAG ACGTGTGGCGGAGTTGTTTATGTTTGATTTCGAGATCAGCGGGATCCATCTGCCAGACCTGCAGCGTGAGATGGCCGTACAGTTGAACGAGGATATCCTCACGTTGGGCAGCGACTTCAGCAAGGGGGTCAACACCCCAAACGCTGTCCCCAAGTCTGTCCTTCCAGACCATCTCAAGTACTG TTTTTCAGTGGACGGAGACAAGGTCATTGTACAGAACATGCATTCAGATTCAGGGAATGATGCT ATCCGAGAAGCAGCGTACAAGCTGTATCTCCATCCCAACCCTCAGCAGGAGAGGGTGTTAGAGACTCTCCTCTCAGCCAGGAACAGGCTGGCCCAGCTAGTCGGGTACCCAACCTTCGCACACAGAACTCTCAAAGGGACCATGGCCAGAGATCCAG AAACTGTGATGAGTTTCCTGAAGGCTACAGGAGAAGGTCTGATCCACAGGACCATGGAGGAGTTCAGCCTGATGAGGAAGTACAAGGCCAAACACAGCCCCAGTAACCCTAACCTGTCCCCCTGGGACCCACCCTACTACAGCGCCTTCATCAAGGCAGATAG gtTCAAGATAGATCCTACGGAGTATGCCCCCTATTTCTCTTTGGGGGCGTGCATGGAGGGTCTCAACTGTCTCTTCAGTCAACTCTACAGGATCTCCCTGCAACCCCAGGAGACCCATAATGGAGAAATTTGGGACTCAGAGGTCAAGAAACTG GCTGTGATCCATGAAACAGAAGGCATCTTGGGACACATCTACTGTGACTTCTTTCAGAGGCCTGGCAAGCCCCACCAT GACTGCCATTTCACTATTAGGGGAGGGAGACAACTAGATAATGGGGACTACCAg ATTCCAGTAGTGGTCCTTATGCTTCACTATCC GCCTCCTACAATGACCAAACCAACACTGCTGACACCAGGG ATGATGGAGAATCTCTTTCATGAAATGGGGCACGCCATGCACt CTATGCTTGCAAGAACAAGATATCAACATGTCACGG GCACCAGATGTTCTACAGACTTTGCTGAGGTCCCTTCAGTTTTGATGGAGTACTTTGCCTCGGACTACAGG GTTCTGTCACAATTTGCCAGGCATTATCAAACAGATGAG ACACTACCTGAAGACATGTTGAGAAAGCTGTGTGATTCCAAGAAGCTGTTCCAGGCTTCG GAACTGCAGCAGCAGGTTCTATATGCCATAGTGGACCAAGTGTATCATGGAAAACATCCATTGGGGAAG AGCACTACAGACATTTTTGCAGAGTTGCAAAACAAGTACTATGGGCTACCACATGTCCAAGGCACA GCCTGGCAGCTGAGATTCAACCACCTTGTGGGTTACGGTGCCAAGTATTACTCCTACATCATGTCCAGGGCTGTGGCCTCCAGACTCTGGCACCAGTGCTTCAAGGACGACCCGTTTAGTGG CACCATGGGTGAAAGGTACAGGAGAGAGATGTTGGCACATGGAGGAGGAAAAGACCCAAAACTCATGGTGGAAA GTATGCTTCAAAAGCAGCTTTCAACTGAAGACTTG GTGCAATCCTTACTAGATGACTTGGCAGAATGA